One genomic window of Stigmatopora nigra isolate UIUO_SnigA chromosome 13, RoL_Snig_1.1, whole genome shotgun sequence includes the following:
- the ppp2r3a gene encoding serine/threonine-protein phosphatase 2A regulatory subunit B'' subunit alpha isoform X3, whose protein sequence is MMIKETSLRQDPDLRGELAFLARGCDFVLPSRFKKRLKFFQQQQQQQQVQSKAEKKPDLATSSLAQASTVPQAVSPVPPPLTPVVITPPPPPIAINIPRFYYPRGLPSPGLLPDHDAAIAAIEASFSEFEEEKADIYEMGKVAKACECPLYWKAAMFNGAGGERTGFVSVHAFVATWRKLLHGCHDDASRFISLLAKPGCQYLEQEDFIPLLQDIVDTHPGLTFLKDAPEFHSRYITTVIQRIFYVVNRSWTGRVSTTELRRSNFLQTLALLEEEDDINQITDYFSYEHFYVIYCKFWELDGDHDLYIDQKDLARYNDHASSNRIIERLFSGAVTRGNAVQREGRMSYAEFVWFLISEEDKKNPTSIEYWFRCMDVDGDGVLSMFELEYFYEEQCERMERMGIEPLPFQDLLCQMLDLVKPESPGKIMLGDLKRCRMAHIFLDTFFNLEKYLDHEQRDPFAVQKDLDSDGPEPSDWDKYASEEYEILVAEETANDQIHEGSFEDDYEVDDLQVSSEMGNKMEKLIISDLSA, encoded by the exons ATGATGATCAAGGAGACGTCGTTGCGCCAGGACCCCGATTTGAGGGGCGAGTTGGCCTTTCTGGCACGGGGCTGCGATTTTGTCCTGCCGTCACGCTTCAAGAAAAGACTCAAATTTTttcagcagcaacaacaacagcagcag GTCCAGTCCAAAGCGGAGAAAAAACCTGACCTGGCAACCTCGTCCCTTGCCCAGGCTTCTACTGTACCACAGGCCGTCTCACCCGTCCCACCTCCGCTGACCCCCGTTGTCATCACACCTCCTCCACCTCCCATCGCTATCAACATTCCCAGGTTCTACTACCCTCGCGGTCTCCCCTCCCCGGGCCTACTGCCTGACCATGACGCTGCTATCGCCGCCATTGAAGCTTCTTTCTCCGAGTTTGAAGAGGAGAAGGCTGACATTTATGAGATGGGAAAGGTCGCTAAG GCATGCGAATGCCCACTCTATTGGAAGGCGGCCATGTTCAATGGAGCCGGTGGCGAACGAACTGGCTTCGTGTCAGTTCATGCCTTCGTCGCCACCTGGAGGAA GTTGCTGCACGGTTGCCACGACGACGCCTCCAGGTTCATCAGCCTGCTGGCCAAACCTGGCTGTCAATACCTCGAGCAGGAGGACTTCATTCCTCTTTTGCAG GACATTGTGGACACGCATCCAGGGCTCACCTTTCTAAAGGACGCGCCCGAGTTTCATTCCCGCTACATCACAACG GTGATCCAGCGGATCTTCTACGTGGTGAACCGCTCGTGGACGGGTCGCGTGTCCACCACAGAGCTCCGGCGCAGCAACTTTCTGCAGACGCTGGCGCtgctggaggaggaggacgacatCAACCAGATCACCGACTACTTCTCCTATGAGCACTTCTATGTCATCTACTGCAAGTTCTGGGAGCTGGACGGCGACCATGACCTGTACATCGACCAAAAGGACCTGGCGCGCTACAACGACCATG CGTCATCCAACAGAATCATCGAGAGGTTGTTTTCAGGCGCTGTCACACG GGGAAATGCAGTGCAGAGGGAAGGACGCATGAGCTACGCTGAATTTGTCTGGTTTCTCATATCTGAAGAAGACAAGAAAAATCCCACCAG TATAGAGTACTGGTTCCGCTGCATGGACGTTGACGGCGACGGCGTCCTGTCCATGTTCGAGTTAGAGTATTTCTACGAGGAGCAGTGCGAGCGAATGGAGCGAATGGGCATCGAACCGCTGCCCTTCCAAGACTTGCTGTGCCAAATGCTGGACTTGGTGAAGCCGGAGAGTCCAG GCAAAATAATGCTGGGTGACTTGAAGCGCTGCCGCATGGCTCACATCTTCTTGGACACGTTTTTCAACTTGGAGAAGTACTTGGACCATGAACAGAGAGATCCATTTGCAGTACAGAAG GACCTGGACAGCGACGGTCCGGAGCCATCCGACTGGGACAAATACGCCTCGGAAGAGTACGAAATCCTGGTGGCGGAGGAAACTGCCAACGACCAGATTCACGAAGG ATCGTTTGAGGACGACTACGAAGTGGACGATCTTCAGGTGTCATCCGAGATGGGGAATAAGATGGAAAAACTCATTATTTCGGATCTTTCAGCGTGA